The following coding sequences lie in one Eremothecium sinecaudum strain ATCC 58844 chromosome IV, complete sequence genomic window:
- the LDB17 gene encoding Ldb17p (Syntenic homolog of Ashbya gossypii ADR075W; Syntenic homolog of Saccharomyces cerevisiae YDL146W (LDB17)) gives MLPWSPTSSATSSSRHVHTRDEISHFWDYLESQLEPCDCTDEAKVNEALVCYLQIATESYHDYIVNDQDLYRTALTIIKSEVFESNREFCISKMLSLVSIETLEMNMKFIICYILLCHCKSDASSLDYMLEYQGFTVIYNCLYSQFAYLDKYDVEDNGRGRELPTEPVTDLDLEIVEDFKKISTVLLDLLFQILKYSKCEHSSLQKVDSFFVCYMMRTVRSDSLDDIFSNSKFRVLLALNEQYMISLQKEDLNNLVLEYLLNDEISRNFVELLLLQFNRVVDKPLQIMMCKLIYLVLSLDKETALHFFYVNDLHVFIDVLIRNLTNISEDEEGLRNTFLRVLYPLLKNTEWSSTYYRMEDLVKILDHLSYLDNICQTNEVKPEHLVTSKLSLKCLNEIKLMSQQGQSEKTIRNKNDYSRRKLDKNGNLAYVELNKRRSPPAPPPPPQS, from the coding sequence ATGTTACCTTGGTCTCCAACGTCATCTGCTACTTCAAGTAGTCGGCATGTCCACACTAGGGATGAGATATCGCACTTTTGGGATTATTTGGAGTCACAACTAGAGCCTTGTGATTGTACCGACGAGGCGAAGGTTAATGAAGCTTTAGTTTGCTATTTACAGATTGCCACTGAAAGTTACCATGATTATATAGTGAATGATCAGGACCTATACCGTACTGCGCTCACAATAATCAAATCCGAGGTCTTTGAGAGTAACAGGGAGTTTTGTATTTCGAAGATGTTGTCACTTGTGAGCATTGAAACTTTAGAAATGAATATGAAGTTCATTATATGCTATATTCTATTGTGTCATTGTAAGTCAGATGCTTCTTCCCTTGATTATATGTTGGAGTACCAAGGTTTTACGGTGATTTATAATTGCCTCTACAGCCAATTTGCGTATTTGGACAAATATGACGTTGAGGATAATGGACGGGGACGAGAGCTTCCGACAGAGCCGGTGACAGATCTTGACCTTGAAATAGTTGAGGACTTTAAGAAGATTTCTACAGTGCTACTTGATCTTTTATTTCAGATATTGAAGTATTCTAAATGCGAGCACAGCAGTTTACAGAAGGTTGATAGCTTCTTTGTCTGCTATATGATGAGAACTGTGAGGTCAGACTCTCTAGATGATATATTCAGCAATTCTAAGTTTAGGGTGTTGCTTGCATTGAATGAGCAGTACATGATTTCCTTACAGAAGGAGGATCTAAATAATCTAGTATTGGAGTATCTTTTGAACGATGAAATTTCGAGGAACTTCGTGGAATTGTTATTACTACAGTTTAATAGAGTGGTTGATAAGCCGCTACAGATAATGATGTGCAAATTGATCTACCTTGTTTTATCCCTGGATAAAGAAACTGCGCTGCACTTCTTCTATGTCAACGATTTGCATGTCTTCATAGATGTTCTTATTAGAAACCTAACAAATATAtcagaagatgaagaggGACTCCGAAATACCTTCCTAAGGGTTTTATATCCACTTCTCAAAAATACGGAATGGTCTAGTACATATTACCGTATGGAGGATTTGGTGAAGATATTGGATCACCTTTCATACTTAGATAACATATGCCAAACAAATGAAGTGAAACCAGAACACCTTGTAACATCCAAGTTGTCTTTGAAATGCTTAAATGAAATAAAACTAATGAGCCAACAGGGCCAGTCAGAAAAGACTATTAGAAATAAGAACGATTACTCACGACGTAAGTTAGATAAAAATGGTAACCTCGCGTATGTGGAATTAAACAAAAGAAGATCACCGCCAGCACCTCCCCCACCTCCCCAGTCATGA
- the TUB4 gene encoding gamma-tubulin (Syntenic homolog of Ashbya gossypii ADR076C; Syntenic homolog of Saccharomyces cerevisiae YLR212C (TUB4)) → MTGEIITIQVGQCGNQVSKQFWSQLAKEHGIGADGKSLHPSDPNVIREDDTNVFFRQNDHNRYTPRALLFDLEPSAIADVRNCFPGFFNERNVWISKDELGAGNTWAIGYDYGQENQDEFLNMIDKEIDATGNFEGFQLIHSVAGGTGSGLGSNLLEALSDRYHKKIVNTYSVFPSSESEVVVQPYNMVLTLRRLIDNSDASVIFDNEALLNLTARVFRDPNTSYQQTNQLIASVMSSITNSLRFPGYMYNSFPSIFSTLIPTPELHFLVPSFTPFTTDFVPGAKDFKRLSAYDVILDLFDRNNSMVSRETDTPRYLAIYDALQGSVDQSDVTRAILKTQQRTKFVPWSPTSIHVNLGRKSPYNSSANSDYVSGMMLANTSSIVSVFQKTVSSFDVIFKRGAFLHKFQNGKMFQHGWDEFLESREVIQGVIDEYIAAEQENFLDDILVGEDNVVGNDAEMIDVEGSNDII, encoded by the coding sequence ATGACAGGTGAAATCATCACTATCCAGGTTGGTCAATGTGGTAATCAAGTCAGTAAACAGTTCTGGAGCCAATTGGCGAAGGAACACGGTATTGGTGCTGATGGTAAGAGCTTACATCCTAGTGACCCCAATGTTATTCGAGAAGACGATACAAATGTGTTTTTCAGGCAAAATGATCATAATAGGTATACGCCAAGGGCTTTATTATTCGATTTAGAGCCAAGTGCTATTGCAGATGTTCGGAATTGCTTTCCGGGATTTTTTAATGAAAGAAACGTTTGGATATCGAAGGATGAATTAGGTGCCGGTAATACGTGGGCTATAGGGTATGATTATGGGCAGGAGAATCAGGATGAGTTTTTAAATATGATTGATAAGGAAATTGATGCTACGGGCAATTTTGAAGGGTTTCAATTAATACACTCTGTTGCTGGTGGTACTGGATCTGGTTTGGGATCGAACTTATTGGAAGCACTTTCGGACAGATACCATAAAAAAATCGTGAATACTTATTCTGTGTTCCCAAGTAGTGAGTCTGAAGTTGTAGTTCAGCCTTATAATATGGTTCTTACTTTGCGCAGGTTGATAGATAATAGTGATGCATCGGTTATATTTGATAATGAGGCATTGTTGAATCTCACAGCAAGAGTTTTCAGAGATCCTAATACCAGTTACCAACAGACAAACCAACTGATAGCAAGTGTGATGTCCTCCATCACAAACAGTTTAAGATTCCCCGGATATATGTACAATTCATTCCCTAGTATTTTTTCAACACTTATACCCACACCAGAACTCCATTTTCTCGTGCCAAGCTTTACTCCTTTCACTACAGATTTTGTGCCAGGCGCTAAAGACTTCAAAAGATTATCCGCATATGACGTTATACTAGATCTATTTGATAGGAATAACTCAATGGTATCACGCGAAACGGATACTCCGCGGTACCTGGCGATATACGACGCGTTGCAAGGTTCAGTTGACCAATCCGACGTTACAAGAGCTATATTAAAGACTCAACAACGAACAAAGTTCGTTCCTTGGTCTCCAACCTCGATCCATGTGAACTTGGGCCGAAAATCACCCTATAACTCATCTGCAAACTCAGACTATGTCAGCGGCATGATGTTGGCAAACACTTCTTCCATTGTTTCAGTATTTCAAAAGACGGTGTCAAGTTTTGATGTCATATTTAAGAGGGGAGCCTTTTTGCATAAATTCCAAAATGGAAAGATGTTCCAACATGGGTGGGATGAGTTTTTGGAATCAAGAGAAGTCATTCAGGGTGTAATTGATGAGTATATTGCAGCAGAGCAAGAAAATTTCTTAGATGATATACTTGTGGGAGAAGATAATGTAGTAGGAAACGACGCCGAGATGATTGATGTAGAAGGTAGTAACGATATTATATAA